The following proteins are encoded in a genomic region of Ostrea edulis chromosome 7, xbOstEdul1.1, whole genome shotgun sequence:
- the LOC125653818 gene encoding uncharacterized protein LOC125653818: MTYSLVYILNIFTDHGILNDMLWNSNGKRIMERSLNPFEPQFARIHSGELRLRAPKEASSLPMLPLKPALDGWTVMRNARERVEVLGGPAAVRNYKNVLSQHILQFGKYRGQTFKWVLENDLGWVTGVLATVACAGEKEEGTPLSQNKFRLLQYVKMYPMVHEILKEKEAKRRVEKSLEDAKPRKVSMPATATRPSQEPHLKTDVMEDRDLAAAVREIETMEILSGARFLRTWKQVLDPCDLKWISKALFRVNQQGKPEMCFDVIDHMWYHPPSPPLVCTQPPIADRYFARPIFLWMPKRLWAVRLVCPDFKCQKQELISSGIYRTLRRVLAMSGFYYLAAEYLECTRCKKKLSSWNEEIVSQLDVGHRLQFPCILTRMMACDMEVVKMLRQRGLGNSVARLRQNLSELHGEEMLRRTAHYLSDCQAFTSAQKKGLLAVAQFSPPPTPRKIPSCQWLSSVFCRDVMSRLEEVKASITSVYGRILKVDSTKKVVRKLQGTAADTAAWATNVGNEHGQVLMSVVTAGEGAGLDAMFDGLQRRYSEARVNPPEVVYVDRDCCGTNYVGKKFEQWFATQVRLDIWHFMRRIASACTTESHPLYPQFMRRLSGCIFQWDDEDLTALKEAKQTQAAEEGVSIQGREQEWMTKRELRHAVNQLAQTVLGSPLDPAFQHPRVHTGELIGVEYLYSQTGKALQEIKEEDEDLEEDDGEMDEGFGEEVVVVEDLTIPEPDIEAAAAVMQSRKLVAGLVQPPSSTAPPPSSTSAVRQLRSTVRSPRKAARPTGQPNLVAASMPAPRPETPHLTPPQPEPAPSTLPERTPPLSSQAESAPEEQNQEERLQEPTSGLQQVQDLADYLYELRSCRTLSRSQEDALIALREKLEPQDKRPTVFQPRTKSPPKGRFQAAKTAKGPVKANEEKTKR, translated from the exons AATCATGGAGAGATCCCTGAATCCTTTCGAGCCCCAGTTCGCCAGAATCCACTCGGGGGAGCTTCGTCTGCGGGCCCCAAAGGAAGCTAGCAGCCTGCCCATGCTTCCTTTGAAGCCCGCACTGGACGGCTGGACTGTTATGAGGAATGCTAGAGAACGTGTGGAGGTCCTCGGTGGTCCCGCAGCTGTGAGGAATTACAAAAATGTGCTGTCCCAGCACATCCTGCAGTTCGGGAAGTACCGGGGACAGACGTTCAAGTGGGTCCTGGAGAATGATCTCGGGTGGGTTACTGGCGTACTGGCTACAGTCGCGTGTGCTGGCGAGAAGGAGGAGGGTACCCCCCTGTCGCAGAACAAGTTCCGTCTCCTGCAGTACGTGAAGATGTACCCCATGGTCCACGAGATCCTGAAGGAGAAGGAGGCGAAGCGAAGGGTGGAGAAGTCTCTGGAGGATGCCAAGCCGAGGAAGGTAAGTATGCCGGCGACAGCGACCCGACCGTCCCAGGAGCCTCATCTGAAGACCGACGTGATGGAGGACCGAGACCTGGCTGCCGCAGTACGGGAGATCGAGACCATGGAGATCCTCTCGGGTG CACGGTTCCTGCG TACCTGGAAACAGGTCCTGGACCCGTGTGACCTGAAGTGGATCTCCAAGGCCCTCTTCCGCGTCAACCAGCAGGGAAAGCCAGAGATGTGTTTTGACGTCATCGACCACATGTGGTACCACCCCCCTAGCCCCCCATTGGTGTGCACGCAGCCGCCCATTGCTGACAG GTACTTTGCCAGGCCCATCTTTCTATGGATGCCTAAGAGACTGTGGGCTGTGAGGCTGGTTTGTCCGGACTTCAAGTGCCAGAAACAGGAGCTAATTTCCTCTGGCATCTACCGGACCCTGCGGAGAGTGTTGGCCATGTCTGGCTTCTACTATCTGGCTGCTGAGTACTTGGAGTGCACCAGATGCAAGAAGAAGTTGAGCAGCTGGAACGAGGAGATAGTGAGCCAGCTCGACGTGGGACACCGCCTCCAGTTTCCCTGCATCTTGACCAGAATGATGGCTTGCGACATGGAAGTGGTGAAGATGCTGAGACAGCGGGGACTGGGGAACAGTGTCGCCAGACTCCGGCAGAACCTCTCGGAACTCCACGGCGAGGAGATGCTCAGGAGGACGGCACACTACCTCAGCGACTGCCAGGCCTTCACCAGCGCCCAGAAGAAGGGACTCTTGGCTGTGGCCCAGTTTTCTCCCCCGCCCACGCCCCGGAAGATCCCGTCCTGCCAGTGGCTTTCCTCCGTCTTCTGTCGAGACGTGATGTCCAGACTGGAGGAAGTCAAGGCTTCCATCACCAGCGTCTACGGGAGGATCCTGAAAGTGGACTCCACCAAGAAAGTGGTGAGGAAGCTGCAGGGGACGGCTGCCGACACTGCCGCGTGGGCCACCAACGTGGGGAACGAACACGGCCAG GTGTTGATGTCTGTCGTCACTGCTGGAGAGGGAGCTGGACTGGACGCCATGTTCGACGGACTCCAGAGGAGGTACAGCGAGGCCAGAGTCAACCCACCTGAGGTTGTCTACGTGGATCGTGACTGCTGTGGCACGAACTACGTAGGCAAGAAGTTTGAGCAGTGGTTCGCCACTCAG GTGAGGCTGGACATCTGGCATTTCATGAGGAGGATTGCGAGTGCTTGTACCACGGAATCGCACCCCCTGTACCCCCAGTTCATGCGTCGTCTGTCCGGCTGCATCTTCCAGTGGGACGATGAGGACCTGACCGCCCTGAAGGAGGCAAAGCAGACTCAGGCCGCAGAGGAGGGTGTCAGCATCCAAGGTCGAGAGCAGGAGTGGATGACCAAGAGGGAACTGCGCCACGCTGTCAACCAGTTGGCACAGACTGTCCTTGGGTCCCCCTTAGACCCCGCCTTCCAGCACCCGCGGGTCCACACCGGAGAACTGATAGGGGTGGAGTACCTGTATTCCCAGACGGGCAAGGCACTCCAGGAGATCAAGGAGGAGGACGAGGACCTGGAGGAGGATGACGGGGAGATGGACGAGGGTTTCGGCGAGGAAGTGGTAGTCGTCGAAGACCTGACCATTCCAGAGCCTGACATCGAGGCAGCGGCAGCAGTGATGCAGTCCAGGAAGCTAGTGGCCGGTCTCGTGCAACCACCATCCAGTACTGCACCGCCACCATCCAGCACTAGTGCTGTCCGGCAACTTCGCAGTACTGTCAGGTCGCCGAGAAAAGCCGCACGGCCCACTGGACAGCCTAACCTTGTCGCTGCCTCAATGCCAGCACCTCGACCCGAGACCCCCCATCTGACCCCACCCCAGCCGGAGCCTGCACCTTCCACCCTACCAGAAAGAACTCCACCCCTCTCATCCCAGGCAGAGTCGGCACCGGAAGAGCAGAACCAG GAGGAGCGGCTGCAGGAACCCACCTCCGGACTCCAGCAAGTGCAGGACCTGGCAGACTACTTGTATGAGCTCAGGTCGTGCAGGACCCTGTCTCGGAGTCAGGAGGATGCCTTGATTGCCCTCCGGGAGAAACTGGAACCCCAGGACAAAAGACCTACGGTGTTTCAGCCCAGGACCAAGTCCCCTCCCAAGGGCAGGTTCCAGGCAGCCAAGACAGCCAAAGGACCGGTGAAAGCCAACGAGGAGAAGACCAAGAGGTGA